A single window of Paenibacillus sp. FSL H8-0537 DNA harbors:
- a CDS encoding MFS transporter — protein MSLLLRNRGAILLLMGNILLVFTGIGLVIPVMPAYMRELDLNGSILGFMVAAFSLAQLLFSPLAGRLSDSIGRKKMIVAGVTLFALSEWMFGAVSEPWLLFVSRILGGIGAAFSMPSIMAYVADVTSNEERAKGMGYINAAITTGFIIGPGIGGYLAEFGVRVPFYVAGIAGGVAAIVTMLVLPESKPNSAPTPAASALSKTSASAGEPSFMSQLLTSYKQPYFFSLIIVLVASFGLANYETVFGLYVDHRFGFTATDIAFIITFGSIAGAVVQVTIFGWILNRFGEQNVITWSLFIAGLFVLLMLLTNNYWMVFAVTFFLFLSVDILRPAIGTQISKMANDQQGYLAGLNSAFTSLGNILGPITAGVLFDMNINFPYASAGIVLLLCFLLSMRAGKKKRAPLRG, from the coding sequence ATGTCACTATTACTACGGAATAGAGGAGCTATACTCCTTCTAATGGGCAATATTTTGCTCGTATTTACAGGCATCGGGCTCGTGATTCCCGTTATGCCTGCCTATATGCGAGAGCTGGATTTGAACGGAAGCATACTCGGCTTCATGGTAGCGGCCTTTTCCTTAGCCCAATTATTATTTTCACCGCTTGCAGGCAGGCTCTCCGATTCTATCGGCCGAAAAAAAATGATTGTGGCTGGCGTAACGCTGTTCGCCCTCTCGGAATGGATGTTTGGCGCGGTCAGCGAGCCATGGCTGCTGTTTGTTTCTCGCATACTTGGCGGAATCGGGGCCGCATTCAGCATGCCTTCGATTATGGCTTATGTCGCTGACGTTACTAGCAACGAAGAACGCGCCAAAGGTATGGGCTACATCAATGCCGCGATTACGACCGGGTTTATTATCGGCCCCGGCATCGGAGGTTATTTGGCCGAATTTGGCGTACGCGTACCGTTTTATGTAGCGGGCATCGCCGGCGGTGTGGCCGCCATTGTTACAATGCTGGTTCTGCCAGAATCCAAGCCGAATTCCGCTCCAACGCCTGCCGCTTCAGCTCTCTCTAAGACCTCGGCTTCGGCTGGCGAACCCAGCTTTATGTCCCAGCTGCTGACATCTTACAAACAGCCCTACTTTTTCAGCTTAATCATCGTGCTTGTCGCCTCGTTCGGGCTTGCGAACTATGAGACGGTATTCGGCTTGTACGTTGACCATCGCTTCGGGTTTACAGCAACCGACATCGCGTTTATTATTACGTTCGGCTCCATCGCGGGCGCGGTTGTACAGGTAACGATTTTCGGCTGGATTTTGAATCGGTTTGGCGAGCAGAACGTCATTACGTGGTCTTTGTTTATTGCGGGTCTATTCGTTCTGTTGATGCTGTTGACCAACAACTACTGGATGGTTTTCGCGGTCACCTTCTTCCTGTTCCTGTCCGTCGATATTTTGCGCCCGGCCATCGGCACCCAAATTTCAAAAATGGCCAATGACCAGCAAGGCTACCTCGCTGGCTTGAACTCCGCTTTTACGAGCTTAGGCAACATTCTCGGACCGATCACTGCGGGCGTACTGTTTGATATGAATATCAATTTCCCATACGCCTCCGCTGGTATCGTGCTTCTGCTTTGCTTCCTTCTGTCCATGCGAGCAGGGAAAAAGAAACGGGCACCGCTTCGCGGCTAA
- a CDS encoding TetR/AcrR family transcriptional regulator, whose translation MNKKQLQSEQTKKKVASAARALFAQKGYKGTSIEDIVEATESSKGNIYYHFKSKEGLFLYLLEEWDLEWEQKWNEQQARYETSTEKLYAIVEQGVIDDFSHPLTKAADEFFNHEEKTTEVEKRMTVMIDRHLEFNKRLIQEGIDRGELEPMQVEHLAIILEGLFFGLNQLSRRSYAMDEVLTIYRTAVKVVLHGIASSKRQQT comes from the coding sequence ATGAATAAGAAACAGCTGCAAAGCGAGCAAACGAAGAAGAAAGTCGCAAGCGCCGCACGGGCGCTTTTTGCCCAGAAGGGCTATAAAGGAACTTCGATTGAAGATATTGTAGAGGCGACCGAAAGCAGCAAGGGCAATATTTATTACCATTTTAAAAGCAAGGAGGGCTTGTTTCTCTATCTATTAGAGGAATGGGATTTGGAATGGGAGCAAAAGTGGAACGAGCAGCAGGCGCGCTATGAGACGTCCACCGAAAAGCTGTACGCCATCGTCGAGCAAGGTGTGATAGATGATTTCAGCCACCCGCTTACGAAAGCGGCTGATGAATTTTTCAATCATGAGGAGAAAACCACTGAGGTGGAGAAGCGAATGACGGTCATGATCGACCGGCATTTGGAATTCAACAAGCGCCTGATTCAGGAAGGCATTGACCGAGGCGAATTAGAGCCGATGCAGGTTGAGCATTTGGCGATCATATTGGAAGGCTTGTTTTTCGGCTTGAATCAATTGTCCAGACGCTCCTATGCGATGGATGAGGTTTTGACCATTTACAGAACCGCTGTAAAGGTCGTCCTTCACGGCATCGCAAGCTCCAAGCGCCAGCAAACTTAA
- a CDS encoding TM2 domain-containing protein — protein sequence MVKSDKSFVAALLLCFFLGSFGVHRFYTGKVGTGILMILTVGGFGLWTLIDFIMIVCGAFKDSEGRQIKA from the coding sequence GTGGTAAAGAGTGATAAATCTTTTGTTGCAGCATTATTATTATGTTTCTTTTTGGGGTCTTTCGGAGTTCACCGTTTTTATACGGGAAAAGTGGGTACAGGCATTTTGATGATTTTGACAGTGGGTGGTTTTGGACTTTGGACGCTCATTGATTTTATTATGATTGTTTGCGGCGCATTCAAAGATTCGGAAGGCCGTCAAATTAAAGCATAA
- a CDS encoding DEAD/DEAH box helicase produces the protein MSTELTKSPLWTTITVHLALTDFGDALLYAVDDRQDLLSGVRLKQSLFAWHAATTYGTDLEIRQMEQVELVVLPAEHVLPFFAEQHLLAHIHWEWDEQSTALIRLAPLLREHTEAKRYLPSHSAWRAGQLQWVWDGSASAELASELALAEEKVKDGRLSNGFLGMLEAAFSAAVFQRYYNSEAASADLRAEYPLLFVKEKAIFAGLDPSGWLMAVGWKADHAPFRPMLQLLEPGEETDEAWQLRLVLQDKLDPSVLRPVRLSQHGDVAGEVPAAWVHAVQGRSAGWLDHLRASLPDEHLAGEKYDVLRVPLSSDTVWRFLTVGSNRLLEAGWQVLLPAWWESARRKKPKLRAKVKEEENPAKGRSFFGLDAIIEFDWRVSVGDLTLTEAEFAELLARQERLLQFRGQWVTLDPGLLEQISKMMKGMNSAQGLSFQDVLQLHLLSRKDYFARKEEDAEASADEAEDENEQLRLEVELNSYMQEMMDQLVQQKEAPPLPVPAGLQATLRAYQQEGYSWLAFMRQLGLGACLADDMGLGKTVQLIAYLMQMKETGGAGRAAALIICPTSVLGNWQKEISRFAPSLNVMLHYSSKRLTGDAFYEAASAADVILTSFATSMLDQELLQGRTWEAICLDEAQNIKNAQTKQAAAIRSLPAKHRIALTGTPIENRLSELWSIYDFMNPGFLGSAQGFQKRFATPIEQEQDPERIVDLQRLVKPFMLRRKKKDPAIQLDLPDKNEMKTYVHLTAEQGALYTQTVNELMAKVQRVEGNKRRGAILSVLTQLKQICNHPALLEDGMPLEVMEAEIASGTTGTEAAMESLISRSSKLERLMAMVKELRAEGERCLIFTQYIGMGQLLQGVLERELQERVLYLNGSTTKLTRDRMIERFQSSTLPADEQPNVFILSIKAGGVGLNLTAANHVFHFDRWWNPAVENQATDRAYRMGQTRDVQVHKFIALGTLEERIDEMLESKQKLSENVISSSSETWITELDNAALQQLVTLKQDWAGEA, from the coding sequence ATGAGCACAGAGCTGACGAAGAGCCCTTTATGGACGACGATAACGGTACATTTGGCTTTAACCGATTTTGGCGATGCGCTGCTGTATGCGGTGGACGACCGCCAGGATCTGCTTTCCGGCGTTCGCCTCAAGCAAAGCCTATTCGCTTGGCATGCGGCCACCACCTATGGGACAGACCTTGAAATTCGGCAAATGGAGCAGGTAGAGCTGGTCGTGCTTCCTGCTGAGCATGTGCTCCCCTTCTTTGCCGAGCAGCACCTGCTGGCGCATATTCATTGGGAATGGGACGAGCAGTCGACTGCGCTCATCCGGCTCGCGCCATTGCTCCGCGAGCACACGGAGGCTAAGCGCTACTTGCCGAGCCACTCCGCATGGCGGGCCGGGCAGCTGCAATGGGTGTGGGACGGCTCTGCTTCGGCGGAGCTGGCAAGCGAGCTTGCGCTTGCTGAGGAGAAAGTGAAGGACGGTCGCCTGTCGAACGGCTTTCTGGGCATGCTGGAGGCCGCCTTCTCAGCGGCGGTGTTCCAGCGCTATTATAACAGTGAAGCAGCTTCCGCCGATTTGCGCGCGGAATATCCGCTGCTGTTCGTGAAGGAGAAGGCGATCTTCGCTGGCCTTGATCCGTCCGGCTGGCTGATGGCCGTCGGCTGGAAGGCAGACCATGCGCCGTTCCGCCCTATGCTGCAGCTGCTTGAGCCGGGCGAGGAAACCGATGAGGCATGGCAGCTGCGGCTCGTCCTGCAGGACAAGCTGGACCCGTCGGTGCTGCGGCCCGTGAGGCTGTCGCAGCATGGCGATGTCGCCGGCGAGGTTCCGGCGGCTTGGGTTCATGCTGTGCAGGGTCGATCCGCCGGATGGCTGGATCATCTGCGCGCCAGTCTGCCTGACGAGCATTTGGCAGGCGAGAAATACGATGTGCTGAGAGTGCCGCTCAGCAGCGATACGGTTTGGCGTTTCCTGACGGTGGGCAGCAACCGTCTGCTCGAGGCGGGCTGGCAGGTGCTGCTCCCCGCCTGGTGGGAAAGCGCCCGCCGCAAAAAGCCTAAGCTGCGCGCCAAGGTCAAGGAAGAGGAAAACCCGGCGAAGGGCCGCTCCTTCTTCGGACTCGACGCCATTATCGAATTTGATTGGCGCGTATCCGTCGGCGATCTCACCCTTACGGAAGCGGAGTTCGCGGAGCTGCTCGCCCGTCAGGAGCGGCTGCTGCAATTCCGCGGGCAGTGGGTGACGCTCGATCCCGGCCTTCTGGAGCAAATCAGCAAAATGATGAAGGGCATGAACAGCGCCCAAGGGCTCTCCTTCCAGGATGTGCTTCAGCTGCATCTGCTTTCGCGGAAGGACTACTTCGCCCGCAAGGAAGAAGATGCAGAGGCATCGGCGGATGAGGCCGAGGATGAGAACGAGCAGCTGCGGCTAGAAGTCGAGCTGAATAGCTATATGCAGGAGATGATGGATCAGCTCGTGCAGCAAAAAGAGGCGCCACCTCTCCCCGTTCCTGCGGGCTTGCAAGCGACACTGCGCGCTTATCAGCAGGAGGGCTACTCGTGGCTTGCTTTTATGCGCCAGCTTGGGCTTGGCGCTTGTCTCGCCGATGATATGGGCCTCGGCAAGACGGTGCAGCTCATCGCCTACCTGATGCAGATGAAGGAAACGGGCGGCGCTGGCCGTGCAGCCGCACTCATCATTTGCCCGACCTCGGTGCTCGGCAACTGGCAGAAGGAAATTAGCCGCTTCGCACCATCACTAAACGTCATGCTGCATTACAGCAGCAAACGGCTGACGGGCGACGCTTTCTACGAAGCCGCCAGCGCGGCGGATGTTATACTCACATCGTTCGCGACCTCCATGCTCGATCAAGAGCTGCTGCAGGGCCGCACATGGGAAGCGATTTGCCTCGATGAGGCGCAAAATATTAAAAATGCGCAGACGAAGCAGGCCGCCGCCATTCGCAGTCTGCCTGCCAAGCATCGCATTGCGCTGACCGGAACGCCGATTGAAAATCGGCTGAGCGAGCTGTGGTCGATCTACGATTTTATGAATCCCGGCTTTCTCGGAAGTGCGCAGGGCTTTCAGAAGCGCTTCGCTACGCCAATCGAGCAGGAGCAGGACCCGGAGCGCATTGTCGATTTGCAGCGGCTGGTCAAGCCGTTTATGCTGCGCCGCAAAAAGAAAGATCCGGCGATTCAGCTCGATCTGCCAGATAAGAACGAGATGAAAACGTATGTTCATCTCACCGCCGAGCAAGGCGCACTTTATACGCAAACCGTCAACGAGCTGATGGCTAAGGTGCAGCGGGTGGAGGGCAACAAGCGCCGAGGCGCGATTTTGTCCGTGCTGACGCAGCTCAAGCAGATTTGCAATCATCCCGCTCTGCTGGAGGATGGAATGCCGCTAGAGGTAATGGAAGCGGAAATCGCCAGCGGCACGACCGGCACCGAGGCTGCAATGGAGTCGCTAATCAGCCGATCATCCAAGCTGGAGCGGCTGATGGCGATGGTGAAGGAGCTGCGAGCCGAAGGCGAGCGCTGCCTTATTTTTACGCAATATATCGGCATGGGCCAGCTGCTGCAAGGCGTTCTGGAGCGGGAGCTTCAAGAACGGGTTCTTTACTTGAACGGCAGCACAACCAAACTAACTCGCGACCGAATGATCGAGCGTTTTCAGTCCAGTACGCTGCCTGCGGATGAGCAGCCGAACGTCTTTATTTTGTCGATTAAAGCGGGCGGGGTCGGCCTTAATCTGACGGCGGCGAATCACGTGTTCCATTTCGATCGCTGGTGGAATCCCGCCGTGGAAAATCAGGCGACCGACCGCGCCTACCGCATGGGGCAAACCCGCGACGTTCAGGTGCACAAGTTCATTGCGCTCGGCACGCTGGAGGAACGTATCGACGAAATGCTGGAATCAAAGCAGAAGCTGAGCGAAAATGTCATATCCAGCAGCTCCGAGACGTGGATTACGGAGCTCGACAACGCTGCGCTCCAGCAGCTCGTTACGCTGAAACAGGACTGGGCTGGTGAAGCTTAG
- a CDS encoding type II toxin-antitoxin system PemK/MazF family toxin, giving the protein MPIPDRGDLVWLDFDPQAGHEKAEYEKAGRRPALVLSEADFNERTGFAVVCPITSQIKEYPFEVALPGGLAFSGVVLTDQMKSLDVQKRKIKIMGSVPVDSPFMKAVLRNTRSILA; this is encoded by the coding sequence ATACCTATCCCCGATCGAGGCGATTTAGTATGGCTGGATTTTGATCCCCAAGCTGGTCATGAGAAAGCCGAGTATGAGAAGGCTGGGAGAAGACCCGCTCTTGTATTGTCTGAAGCTGATTTTAACGAAAGGACAGGCTTTGCCGTCGTCTGTCCCATTACAAGCCAAATCAAAGAATATCCGTTTGAAGTCGCGTTGCCTGGCGGTCTTGCCTTCTCTGGAGTTGTCCTGACCGATCAAATGAAAAGTCTCGACGTGCAGAAACGGAAAATTAAAATTATGGGCAGCGTCCCTGTAGATTCTCCCTTCATGAAAGCTGTGCTGCGCAACACGCGCTCTATACTGGCCTAA
- a CDS encoding HAMP domain-containing sensor histidine kinase, with translation MIKSLYTRVVLIFLVSVIGSTIIAFLAATWLFEDQLNENSQILLRNFGQDITSIYETIPSREADELVSKLKQLNSFHIRIYEATDRFQSFGALGGHKPAVIPVEQVQNVLDGEGVQSNKDGVTVTYIGFPLNTDMGMKAMFVETLSPPSTAFVIKWGLNIAAYSLITGSLFVLIASFFIIRPINKLTKATKRIAAGDFNVKLNIKQTGELGALARSFEEMMHDLQRLEQMRREFVTNVSHEVQSPLTSISGYAIALKQEGVEANERSRYLDIIINEAKRMSKMSDNLLKLSLLESQSQQLQLATLSLDEQIRRVIVAIQPQWSARSIHFELNLKPAMLTADHDQLNQVWTNIIGNSIKFSKDSGIIKVSIKQDSKQFTVRISDNGIGISLEDQKQIFERFFKADRSHSRKYEGSGMGLAIVKQIISLHQGDIRVESEPGQGTTFIITLPITTLTE, from the coding sequence ATGATTAAATCCTTATATACACGTGTAGTCCTGATATTTTTAGTGTCCGTGATTGGGAGCACGATCATTGCTTTTTTGGCAGCAACTTGGTTATTTGAAGATCAATTAAACGAAAACTCGCAAATTCTTTTGCGTAATTTTGGACAGGACATCACCTCGATCTACGAGACCATTCCGTCACGTGAAGCGGACGAATTAGTAAGTAAACTGAAGCAGCTTAATTCCTTTCATATCCGAATTTATGAGGCGACGGACAGATTCCAGTCCTTCGGAGCGCTGGGCGGACACAAGCCTGCTGTTATACCTGTGGAGCAAGTACAAAATGTATTAGATGGAGAAGGAGTTCAAAGCAATAAGGATGGTGTTACGGTTACCTACATTGGATTTCCATTGAACACAGATATGGGAATGAAAGCGATGTTTGTGGAGACGCTCTCCCCTCCATCCACCGCATTTGTCATAAAATGGGGACTAAATATTGCAGCGTATTCGTTAATTACAGGAAGCTTATTTGTTCTAATTGCCTCCTTTTTCATCATAAGGCCGATTAACAAGCTGACAAAAGCGACCAAGCGGATAGCAGCTGGAGACTTCAACGTCAAGCTGAATATTAAGCAGACGGGTGAATTAGGTGCGTTGGCTCGCAGCTTCGAAGAAATGATGCATGATCTGCAGCGGCTGGAGCAGATGCGCAGGGAATTCGTAACGAACGTGTCGCATGAGGTGCAATCGCCGCTCACCTCGATATCCGGGTATGCTATAGCGCTCAAGCAAGAAGGCGTTGAAGCTAATGAGCGCAGCCGTTATCTCGATATTATTATCAATGAAGCGAAGCGAATGTCCAAGATGAGCGATAATCTGCTCAAGCTAAGCTTGCTCGAATCACAGTCACAGCAGCTGCAGCTGGCAACGCTCAGTCTTGATGAACAGATAAGGCGAGTTATCGTCGCGATCCAGCCGCAATGGTCGGCGCGCAGCATCCATTTTGAGCTTAATTTGAAGCCAGCTATGCTAACGGCTGATCATGATCAGCTAAATCAGGTATGGACCAATATCATTGGCAATAGCATCAAATTTTCCAAGGATAGCGGCATAATTAAAGTCAGCATCAAACAAGACAGCAAACAATTTACCGTCCGAATATCAGACAACGGTATTGGTATTTCGCTAGAGGATCAGAAGCAAATATTCGAGCGTTTCTTTAAAGCTGATCGTTCTCACAGTCGAAAATATGAAGGCAGCGGTATGGGGCTGGCCATCGTTAAACAGATCATTTCGCTTCATCAAGGCGATATCCGAGTGGAAAGCGAACCGGGTCAGGGAACCACCTTCATCATCACCTTGCCCATCACAACGCTGACTGAATAA
- a CDS encoding alpha/beta hydrolase — protein MEQDTAADKKPASRMKKWLRHLLKGLAIVVIAIVVFIAVVFFVDLFSSKSEQAKLLPYGQSVTVDGKYMNVSTHGEGEETIVLLPGYGTASPALDFKPLIEQLSPYYKVVVVEPFGYGLSDLTDKERSIDNIVSEIHEVLQSLQINRYILMGHSISGLYSLDYVNKYPSEVSAFVGLDSSVPALKEQKIGPSILKTLSLLRESGFARLQLKLGDDPYAELPYDDQTKEQLKILIRKNIYNANQLNEAGNMYANFEAAEQLTFPKALPVIFFIQANHPVTDRWIPEHEKQIKNSVHGKIVLFEADHYLYRTHSAEIVENLRMFKEQIKQDK, from the coding sequence ATGGAGCAGGATACAGCAGCAGATAAAAAGCCAGCCAGCAGAATGAAAAAATGGCTTCGCCATTTACTTAAAGGATTAGCAATCGTAGTTATAGCCATTGTTGTTTTTATAGCCGTCGTTTTTTTCGTTGATCTGTTCAGCAGCAAATCAGAGCAAGCGAAATTATTACCTTATGGCCAGTCTGTAACTGTAGATGGAAAATATATGAATGTATCGACTCATGGAGAAGGAGAAGAAACCATTGTGCTCCTTCCGGGTTATGGGACAGCGTCGCCAGCACTTGATTTTAAGCCGCTAATTGAACAACTGTCACCCTATTACAAAGTCGTCGTAGTTGAGCCATTTGGTTATGGATTAAGTGATCTAACCGACAAGGAACGAAGCATAGACAATATTGTAAGTGAAATTCATGAAGTGCTGCAGAGTCTTCAAATCAATCGTTATATTTTAATGGGCCACTCCATTTCAGGATTATACAGCTTAGACTATGTGAACAAATATCCAAGCGAAGTGAGCGCATTTGTCGGGCTCGACAGCAGTGTCCCGGCGCTGAAAGAGCAGAAGATAGGGCCCTCCATATTAAAGACGCTTAGCCTGCTCAGAGAATCAGGCTTCGCCAGATTGCAATTGAAATTAGGCGATGACCCTTATGCTGAATTACCCTATGATGATCAAACAAAAGAACAATTAAAAATACTCATTCGCAAAAACATTTATAATGCCAATCAATTAAATGAGGCCGGAAATATGTATGCTAATTTTGAAGCAGCAGAACAATTAACCTTCCCAAAAGCTCTTCCCGTTATTTTCTTTATCCAAGCGAATCATCCCGTAACGGATAGATGGATACCAGAGCATGAGAAGCAAATTAAGAATTCTGTTCATGGAAAAATAGTGTTATTTGAAGCGGATCACTATTTATATCGTACTCATTCGGCAGAAATCGTTGAAAACCTCAGGATGTTCAAGGAACAAATAAAACAAGACAAGTAG
- a CDS encoding thioredoxin family protein, with amino-acid sequence MAIYEIEEDEWLRLARIGNGKDALLFSSPFCGTCKVAERMLDIVQAAEVPTTMYKININYAPKLREAWKITSVPCLVLVKDGEPQRFEYAMRSVDYLYKLLKEDE; translated from the coding sequence ATGGCAATCTATGAAATCGAAGAGGATGAGTGGCTGCGTCTGGCAAGAATCGGCAATGGGAAGGATGCTTTGCTGTTCTCCAGCCCTTTCTGCGGAACCTGCAAGGTTGCCGAGCGGATGCTGGACATCGTTCAGGCAGCGGAAGTGCCAACGACGATGTATAAAATCAACATTAATTACGCGCCCAAGCTGCGCGAGGCTTGGAAAATTACGAGCGTTCCCTGCCTGGTGCTGGTGAAGGACGGCGAGCCGCAGCGGTTCGAATACGCGATGCGTTCTGTCGATTATCTTTACAAGCTGCTGAAAGAGGATGAGTAA
- a CDS encoding response regulator, with protein MLKAVVFDDEYIVRQGLSQMIDWQRYGVELVGTAGDGLSALEMFRELRPDIVLTDIRMPGMDGLRLIETVAEEAGDTMFIVFSGFNEFEYVMRAIGLGVVDYLEKPVTVEKIDEVMRKAIERIDKQQAFSSMKSKWEASQQELLEKATLNLLLAGDSALGKWKQSYGPDWEAIAGITVLAFSSECVELVESSSYRIVEVTNGADRLSAVLHFKLPADELWEQLMLQGEDCELFAAGGTYTTLAEAPKSCKEARRALRYGRFLEESGLVRIEQMEGSDELAGNLTKHEESVIFSLRTGDKKGLLAALDEFEASVGQQKLDPEQAEREILQLVYVGHEVLKETGRDTRSLGKVAHQELGVMHTREEMFRWLRGKVEAMLTAITEARRSTKHAAVEKALAYMEARFGQDISLQELAEHVGLNATYFSLLFKEEMGISYIKHLTHERMEHAKVMLREGLLVGEVSEKVGYLNYRHFTETFKKLVGMTPKHYREAHAIERKEDGHG; from the coding sequence ATGCTGAAAGCGGTTGTATTTGATGACGAATATATTGTCCGCCAAGGGCTGAGCCAGATGATCGACTGGCAGCGTTATGGCGTCGAGCTGGTAGGAACAGCTGGAGATGGCCTATCGGCACTGGAGATGTTCCGCGAGCTGCGCCCAGACATTGTGCTGACGGATATTCGGATGCCGGGGATGGACGGACTGCGGCTCATTGAGACGGTGGCTGAAGAAGCGGGGGATACGATGTTTATCGTGTTCAGCGGCTTTAATGAATTTGAATATGTGATGCGGGCAATTGGGCTTGGGGTTGTCGATTATTTGGAGAAGCCGGTTACGGTAGAGAAAATAGATGAAGTGATGCGCAAAGCGATAGAGCGGATCGACAAACAGCAAGCGTTCAGCTCCATGAAATCCAAATGGGAAGCGTCTCAGCAGGAGCTGCTGGAGAAAGCGACGTTGAATTTGCTGTTAGCAGGCGACAGTGCGCTAGGCAAATGGAAGCAAAGCTATGGCCCAGATTGGGAAGCTATTGCGGGTATTACGGTGCTGGCTTTTTCCTCGGAATGTGTGGAGCTGGTGGAAAGCTCGTCCTATCGCATCGTTGAGGTGACGAATGGAGCAGACCGGCTGTCAGCGGTGCTTCATTTCAAGCTGCCTGCAGATGAGCTATGGGAGCAGCTTATGCTGCAGGGTGAAGATTGCGAGCTGTTCGCAGCTGGAGGAACCTATACAACGCTTGCAGAAGCCCCAAAAAGCTGCAAGGAAGCACGGCGAGCGCTCCGCTACGGTCGATTTTTGGAGGAAAGCGGCTTGGTTCGCATTGAGCAAATGGAAGGCAGCGATGAGCTGGCTGGCAACTTGACGAAGCATGAGGAGTCGGTCATTTTCTCCTTGCGCACGGGGGATAAAAAGGGGCTGCTGGCTGCCTTGGACGAATTCGAGGCGTCGGTTGGGCAGCAGAAGCTGGACCCGGAGCAGGCGGAGCGCGAAATTTTGCAGCTCGTTTATGTAGGCCATGAGGTGCTGAAGGAAACGGGGCGCGATACTCGCTCCCTCGGCAAGGTCGCGCATCAGGAGCTAGGCGTTATGCATACGCGCGAGGAAATGTTCCGCTGGCTGCGGGGCAAGGTAGAGGCGATGCTGACGGCGATTACGGAAGCAAGGCGTTCTACGAAGCATGCGGCGGTCGAAAAGGCGCTTGCCTATATGGAGGCTCGCTTTGGGCAGGACATTTCCTTGCAGGAGCTGGCGGAGCATGTTGGCCTGAATGCGACGTATTTCAGCCTGCTTTTCAAAGAAGAGATGGGCATCTCCTACATTAAGCATTTGACCCATGAACGCATGGAGCATGCGAAGGTGATGCTGCGAGAAGGGCTGCTGGTCGGCGAGGTCAGTGAGAAGGTCGGCTATCTCAACTACAGGCATTTTACGGAAACGTTCAAGAAGCTCGTAGGCATGACGCCTAAGCATTATCGGGAAGCCCATGCTATCGAGCGTAAGGAAGACGGCCATGGCTAA